Proteins co-encoded in one Spirosoma endbachense genomic window:
- a CDS encoding RNA polymerase sigma factor, translating to MKRQSSLVSESVLIEKLTRRDEQAFHWLYDQYSPALYGVVLRIVRDDEHAQDLVQDIFVKIWKNLDAYDPSKGRLFTWMLNVARNTAIDALRARKTQPSPSNAIRTDEENVHIVDRQHNTEQPNPEHIGIKEVVSQLRPERRQLIDLVYFGGYTHEEAADELNLPLGTVKTRIRAALQELKQLFKS from the coding sequence GTGAAACGTCAGTCATCTTTAGTATCGGAAAGTGTCTTAATCGAGAAGCTTACCAGGCGCGATGAGCAGGCTTTCCATTGGCTGTACGACCAATATTCGCCCGCTCTCTACGGAGTTGTGTTACGCATCGTCCGCGACGATGAACACGCTCAGGACCTTGTACAGGACATTTTTGTAAAAATCTGGAAAAACCTTGATGCTTACGACCCTAGTAAAGGCCGGTTATTTACGTGGATGCTGAATGTAGCCCGTAATACGGCAATTGATGCGCTTCGTGCCAGAAAAACGCAGCCATCCCCCTCCAACGCAATCCGAACCGACGAAGAGAACGTACATATTGTTGATCGTCAGCACAACACTGAGCAGCCTAATCCCGAACACATCGGGATCAAGGAAGTTGTGAGTCAACTCCGGCCTGAACGCAGGCAGTTGATCGATCTGGTTTACTTCGGCGGTTATACGCACGAAGAAGCCGCCGATGAATTGAATTTACCCCTCGGAACAGTAAAAACCAGAATTCGTGCCGCATTGCAGGAATTAAAACAATTATTTAAGTCATGA